From Deinococcus roseus:
TGTACCACCAGAGCGACCTGCGCATTGAAGAACACACCACCGACACCCACGGGTTCACGGACGCTGTTTTCGCGATCACCCACTTGCTGGGGTTCCGCTTCACTCCCAGGATCAAAGGCATGCGGGACCACAAGATCTTCACCCCGGAGAAAATGACTTTCACCTCCCTGCAGGGCACGGTGGGAGGCAAACTGGACCTGCAACTGATCGAGGAAAACTGGCAGGAGATCCTGCGGGTGGTCACCTCCATCCGGACAGGCCATGTGACGGCCTCTGCCATTCTGGCGAAGCTGACCTCGTTCAGCTGCAAAAACAGCCTCTTCAGAGCCATCACCGAATTGGGGAAGTACTACCGCACCCTGTTTATGCTGTCCTGGTGGAAGGACCCTGAGCTGCGGCGCAGGGCGAACTGGAACCTGAACAAAGGGGAGGCCCTCAACAAACTGAAGAAGGTGCTGTTCTTCAACAACCTGGGGGAAGTGCGGAACCTGAGCTTCGCAGGGCAGACCAAGCGGGCCAGTGGGTTGAACCTGCTGGCGGCGATCATCTCAGCGTGGAACACCGTGTATCTGCAGCGGGTGATTGACCATCTGGCCAGCGAAGGGATCAAGGTGCCGGAAGAGGTCCTCAAACGGGTTTCACCGCTGGGGTATGAGCACCTGATTTTGACGGGGGATTACGTGTGGCGGTCGGAGAATCTCCCTGCAGCGGGGAGTTTCCGTTCTCTGGTGGGTCAAAAGTCGACAATGGAGCGGGTACCGAAACCCGTTCGGAAATAAAAGTCCGGTAAAGGGTGGGGTTTTGACGGGTTTCCGTACCATCAAAACAAGCGGAATTGCATCCCAGACGGAAAAAGGGTGAGTGCCTTTAATCTTGGCATTCACCCTACTTGCTGACCAGCACCAGCAACCCTCTGGCGCACACCGAGTAGACGCTGCCCTGGACCCCCACATTGGTGGTGGCATTCAGGTCCACCTGACTGGCCCCTTCAGCCCAGGTGCAGGTGTCGGTGACCCAGTGCCAGTTTTTGCCACTTCCAGGGTAAGGCAGGGTGAAATTCACCTGATCGGACCAGCCGTTGTAGGCCACATAGATTCCCGTGATGGCGGTTTCTCCGAACTCGCTGGCATCAATCCGGTAAGCGAAAGCATTCTGGCTGGCATCGTCCAGAAAAGCGCTGTCTGCAACAGTCCCATCTGCCTTGAAGGTCTGGTGTTGTTCCAGCCCGTTGCCGTTGTTGTCGGTGAAACCGTAAAAGTTGGCAGGACGCAGGGCAGGGTGGGCTTTCCTGAACTGAATCATGTTCTGGGTGAAGGTTTTGAAGTTCTGCTGGTCGCTGGAAAGGGTGTAATTCAGCCAGTTGGCGACCGAATCCAGGTTGTAAGCGTTGTTGTTGCACCCCTGGCTGCGCAGGAATTCATCTCCACCCGTGAACATGGGGGTTCCAGCGCTCAGCATCATCAGGGCCATGGCGTTTCGGGCAGCTTTGCGCTGGTCGGTGGCAATGTTGCCCTGGTCCCAGCTGTCGTTGTGATTTTCGCCGCCATCGCTGGGGCCATTGGGCCAGGCCTGATCGTTGTTTTTGCCGTTGCAGGAATACACGTCTTTGAGGGTCAGGCCGTCGTGTGCAGCCACATAATTGATGCTGTTCCAGGGTTTGCGGCCATCGTCCTGAAAGAGGTCCGCTGAACCTGCAAACCGTCTGGAGAGCATGCCAGGGGTGATGTTTTCAGAGCCCAATTTGTTCTGGTCTTTTCTGAGGTGGTCGCGGTACTGTCCGTTCCATTCGCTCCAGCCCCAGGGGAAGTTGCCCACCTGGTAGGTGCCGTCTCCCACCGCCCAGGGTTCGGCAATCAAATCCACCCCATTTCCACCTGTTTCGGGCCGGGTGGGAATGCTGGCCACAATTTTGTTCAGCGCAGTTCCAGCATCCAGTTTGTCGTATTTGTAGCAGCCCACCTCACAGCTGTTGCCCAGCACAGAGGCGAGGTCAAAACGGAAGCCATCCACACCCATTTCGTCTTTCCAGTAGGCCAGGGAGTCGATGATCAACTGCTGGGCCACCGGGTGGTGGGTGTTGAAGGTGTTGCCCGTGGCGGTCACATCCAGGTAGCCCTGTTTGTCGTCGGTCAGCACGTAATAGGCACTGTTGTCCAGACCCCGGTAATTGTTGATGGGAGCGGTGTCTGCCCTGCCCCAGGTGCCGCCTTCTCCGGTGTGGTTGTAAACCATGTCCAGGATCACTTTGATTCCCCGGTCATGCAAGGCTTTGACCATCTCTTTGAATTCGCGGGTGGGTTCACCTGGAAGGGTGTTACAGCTGTATTTGCGGTCTGGTGCGAAGTAGTTCAGGTGCCAGTAGCCCCAGTAGTTGTCGCCACTGGTGCTGGTGGCAGAGCGGCTGGAGGTTGCATCGTTCACGTCGTTGCTGTCGTTGTCGGTGTCCTGCACGGGCAGGAACTCCACGGCGGTGATGCCCAGGGTTTTCAGGTATTCGGCATTCTGGGTGACCCCGTAGTAAGTGCCTTTGCAACTGGGAACGCCAGAATTCCCTTTGGTGAACCCGGCCAGATGCACTTCATAGACGATGTCGTCTTTGAGGGCACGGGTGGGTTTGGTGCCATAACTGCTGGTGTCGGTGTTCAGCACGATGCCTTTGGGGGCCACCCTGCCCGAGTCCTCGTAGCGGTGGTCCGGGCCAGAAGCGTAGGCAAAATCCAGGTAATTGCCCGATGTGGTGCTGTGCTGGTCATGGCTGACCTCCAGCGCATAAGGGTCCAGCAGGAGTTTGTTGGGGTTGAAACGGTTGCCTTGTGCATCCACATCCGAGACAAAACCAGCACCACTGCCTCTGGTCCAGTTCGGATCGTAATTCCAGTTGGGACCCCAGGCGCGGTAACCGTAGTACACCGCGCCTGTGATGCCTGCAGCATTCAGGCTGGAAACAGGCACTGTGACTTTCCAGAAATGCCCGTCCTGATTCAGGGTGTACCTGGTGTTTTCATCGGTGCCAGCGGGATTTGCATACAGGTACACTTCCATGTGGGTGGCCCGCGAAGACCACACCCGGAAGGTGATGTGGGTGGTGCCGGTGTTGTTGCCCGTGGAATCGGTGTAGCGCGCGCCCATTCCTGTGGGGTTCAGAAACTGGGTTTTCACTTCGCTGGGAGGGGTGGGGGTGGAGCAGGCGGCAAGGGACAGCATCAGAGACAAACCGAGAACAAAGTATCGCATCAATACGCTCCTGGATTGGCTGCCTTGCTGAAAGGGAACAGAAAGACCTTCCCTTTGAGGGGCAGCCTGGGTTTTTTGGATCAGGGTCACCTTAGCACCAAAAGGAAGCGGTTCCAACACGTGACCATGCAATTGTCTAGGTGGATTTGTTTACAGAAAAGCTTCGTCTCGGTCGAAAAAAGCTGTGTTTTTGCGTTTCATCGGTTGTTTTTGAGGGGTCTTCCAGGGCGGACAAGGGGCACCCCAGAGAAAACCCCTGCTTGACAGCAGGGGTGGCCTGACCTACAGTGAAATCCATGACCCATGGCAACGATTCCATGAGAAAACATCCCTTTCGGGAAGGAGATCCAGTACCATGAAAACAACATGGCCAAAATCACCATCAAAGACGTTGCCAGACACGCCGGAGTGCAACCCAGCACGGTGTCACGGGCCATCAACAACCACCCCAACATCCTTCCGGAAACCAAAGCCCGCATTCTGAACACCATTCAGGAGCTCGGTTACGTGCCGGACCGGGCCGCCAAGAACTTCCGCACCGGAAAGACCCGCAGCATCAGCGTGATCCTGCCCATCACCGGAAGTGATTTTTACAACCGCCTGCTCAACAGCATCGACGAAACCTTAGAAGAATACGAATACGACGCTGGCGTTTACCCCCTGCTCTCTGAGCGCCGACTGTCCCGTTACCAGGACCCCTCCGCCCTCCCCTACCACACCGACGGTCTGGTGTTCGCCTCCCTGAACCCCAACCACCTGTACGAAAACCTCTTCAGCATTCAGGGTTTGCCCGCAGTGGTGCTGGACATTTCCACCCCCAATTTCGACAACGTGACCATCAACAACGAACTCGGTGGCTACCTTGCTGGAATGCACCTGCAGGAACGCCCGGCTGAAACTTTCGTGATCAACGTGGAAGAACTTTTTGACACCCCTTTCACCAGCGGGGTTTTTGCCCAGCGGGTCAAAGGCTTCCAGAAAGCCCAGCAAGAAGCGGGCCTCCGCTTCGAGGAAGACCAGCTGTACACCAGTGCCTTCACCATGCGCAGTGTGCGTGAAACCGCCCGCCTGTTGTTGCAAGAACGCAAAGGCAAAATCAATGTGTTCACCACCTGTGATTTCTTTGCCTACGGCCTCATCGAAGAAGTGCGTCTGGCCGGACTGACCCTCGGAGACGATGTGCGGATTGTGGGCTTTGACGACGAACCGCAGGCGCAGGACCTGGGCCTCACCACCCTGCACCAGCCCGTGGAAGAAATGGGTCACACCCTGGCCCAGATGCTGATGGAACGCATCGAAAACCCGGATTTGCCTGTGCGCAGCGTGCAGTTTGAGCCCATCCTGAAAGTTCGCAGCACCACCTGAGCAGCACCACCTGAGTTGACCAAGCTCAAAATTCAATTCATCCCCAGGAACCTCACAGAGGTTCTGGCCCCTTTTCATGCCCCAAGGAGCACCATGACCCCCAACTGGATTCAGGACGCCATCTTCTACCAGATCTTTCCAGACCGCTTCTGCAACAGTGGTTCCAGCCTCAATCCGAGAGACACAGTGCCCTGGAACAGCGCACCGCAAGGTCACACCTTCACCGGAGGGGACCTGAAAGGCATCCAGAGCAAACTGCAGCACATCGCAAACCTGGGATGCACAGCCATTTACCTCAACCCCATCTTCAAAGCGGGCACCAACCACCGCTACGACACCGAAGATTACTTCCTGATTGACCCCGCACTGGGAACGCTGCAGGACTTCAAGGACTTGCTGGACGCCGCCCACCAGCTGAATCTGAAAGTCATTCTGGATGGGGTTTTCAACCACTGCAGCACTCTGTTTGCCCCTTTTCAGGATTTGCTTCAACACGGCGAGGAATCCAGGTACCGCCACTGGTTCACGCCCTACAGTTTTCCCCTCACCCACACCCCTTACGCCAATTACGCCACCTTTGGCAACCACGGCAGCATGCCGAGACTCAACACCAGTGAGAAAGACGTGCAGGATTACTTCATTCAGGTGACCCTGTACTGGCTGTCTCTGGGTGTGAACGGCTGGCGCATGGATGTGGCCTTCGAGGCCGATTTCTTGCTCTGGCAGCGCCTGCGCGAAGCCGTCAAATCCCAGTACCCCGAAGCTTACCTGGTGGCCGAAGAATGGCGGGACCCCTTCTCTTACCTGCAAGGTGACACTTTCGATGGCGTGATGCACTACACCCTCAAGGATCTGTGGTTCGGGCTGGCTGTGCATGACGGGATCAATGCACAGGCTTTTGTGCAGGCTGTGCAGACCCTCAGAAACCGCCTGCCTGCAGCGCACGAAAAGGCCATGCTGACCCTGCTGGGCTCCCACGACACCCCCCGCGTGCTCACCGAGGCCAGAGACAGAGAGCAGACTGTCAAACTGCTTTACACCCTGCTGATGACTTTTCCTGGTGCACCCATGGTCTATTACGGAGACGAGGTGGGCCTGAACGGGGGCCACGATCCAGCATGCCGCAAAGGCATGGTCTGGCAGGAAGAACACTGGAACAGAAGCCTGTACCAGCACATTGCTTCCCTGATCCAGCTTCGCAAGACCCAGCCAGAATTGCGACAGGGCACCCTGGAATTCCTGCACGCCGATGACCGGGTGGTGTGGTACCGCCGCACCGAAAACGGCCAGAGCACCTACGTGTTGATCAACTGCACCCACATGGAACGGGACATCACCCTGCCTTTTGACGCTCCAGACCAGACCCTGATGGAAAGCCTCACTGGATGCAGTTTTTCCGTGCGCAATGGCAAACTCCACCTCAGGAGCCTGGCCCCTCGCACATCGCTGGTGTTCACTGAAGTGAAGTCTGAGACGCCTGCAAATCCCGTGCTGGTTTAATGTCCATTCAAGAAAGAAGCAGCCAGCAAAACAGGACTGGCTGCGAAAACCAGGTGGATGCAGTGGGTTTGCGTGAATGGCGCCTCATCTGACTGAAGATTGGACGTGGTACAATTGAGTCATGAGTGAATCTGTTCTTGAGCGTGCCAAACGAGAATTTTTACGGGGAACAGGATTCAACAGTCCAGA
This genomic window contains:
- a CDS encoding glycoside hydrolase family 13 protein; the encoded protein is MTPNWIQDAIFYQIFPDRFCNSGSSLNPRDTVPWNSAPQGHTFTGGDLKGIQSKLQHIANLGCTAIYLNPIFKAGTNHRYDTEDYFLIDPALGTLQDFKDLLDAAHQLNLKVILDGVFNHCSTLFAPFQDLLQHGEESRYRHWFTPYSFPLTHTPYANYATFGNHGSMPRLNTSEKDVQDYFIQVTLYWLSLGVNGWRMDVAFEADFLLWQRLREAVKSQYPEAYLVAEEWRDPFSYLQGDTFDGVMHYTLKDLWFGLAVHDGINAQAFVQAVQTLRNRLPAAHEKAMLTLLGSHDTPRVLTEARDREQTVKLLYTLLMTFPGAPMVYYGDEVGLNGGHDPACRKGMVWQEEHWNRSLYQHIASLIQLRKTQPELRQGTLEFLHADDRVVWYRRTENGQSTYVLINCTHMERDITLPFDAPDQTLMESLTGCSFSVRNGKLHLRSLAPRTSLVFTEVKSETPANPVLV
- a CDS encoding LacI family DNA-binding transcriptional regulator, with the protein product MAKITIKDVARHAGVQPSTVSRAINNHPNILPETKARILNTIQELGYVPDRAAKNFRTGKTRSISVILPITGSDFYNRLLNSIDETLEEYEYDAGVYPLLSERRLSRYQDPSALPYHTDGLVFASLNPNHLYENLFSIQGLPAVVLDISTPNFDNVTINNELGGYLAGMHLQERPAETFVINVEELFDTPFTSGVFAQRVKGFQKAQQEAGLRFEEDQLYTSAFTMRSVRETARLLLQERKGKINVFTTCDFFAYGLIEEVRLAGLTLGDDVRIVGFDDEPQAQDLGLTTLHQPVEEMGHTLAQMLMERIENPDLPVRSVQFEPILKVRSTT
- a CDS encoding isoamylase; the protein is MRYFVLGLSLMLSLAACSTPTPPSEVKTQFLNPTGMGARYTDSTGNNTGTTHITFRVWSSRATHMEVYLYANPAGTDENTRYTLNQDGHFWKVTVPVSSLNAAGITGAVYYGYRAWGPNWNYDPNWTRGSGAGFVSDVDAQGNRFNPNKLLLDPYALEVSHDQHSTTSGNYLDFAYASGPDHRYEDSGRVAPKGIVLNTDTSSYGTKPTRALKDDIVYEVHLAGFTKGNSGVPSCKGTYYGVTQNAEYLKTLGITAVEFLPVQDTDNDSNDVNDATSSRSATSTSGDNYWGYWHLNYFAPDRKYSCNTLPGEPTREFKEMVKALHDRGIKVILDMVYNHTGEGGTWGRADTAPINNYRGLDNSAYYVLTDDKQGYLDVTATGNTFNTHHPVAQQLIIDSLAYWKDEMGVDGFRFDLASVLGNSCEVGCYKYDKLDAGTALNKIVASIPTRPETGGNGVDLIAEPWAVGDGTYQVGNFPWGWSEWNGQYRDHLRKDQNKLGSENITPGMLSRRFAGSADLFQDDGRKPWNSINYVAAHDGLTLKDVYSCNGKNNDQAWPNGPSDGGENHNDSWDQGNIATDQRKAARNAMALMMLSAGTPMFTGGDEFLRSQGCNNNAYNLDSVANWLNYTLSSDQQNFKTFTQNMIQFRKAHPALRPANFYGFTDNNGNGLEQHQTFKADGTVADSAFLDDASQNAFAYRIDASEFGETAITGIYVAYNGWSDQVNFTLPYPGSGKNWHWVTDTCTWAEGASQVDLNATTNVGVQGSVYSVCARGLLVLVSK